A single Paracoccus pantotrophus DNA region contains:
- a CDS encoding tyrosine-type recombinase/integrase, translated as MTQLAPHLTAFLREHLPRERRASVHTCDAYAYSFQLLVTFAARRLRKRPCLLQIEDLDVPMILAFLEHVEEARGNKARSRNARLAAVKSFFRYLEHRVPAVLDQALRVHAIPMKKVDEALVASLSRAEVQALLDAPDRRTPSGIRDRAMLHLAFAGGLRVSELVGLALDQFDGRSPASIHIIGKGRRERVLPLWQETAAAIRAWVAVRPKDGDTALFLNKAGRAMTRAGFEYILTKHAAVAAKVVPSLAAKPISPHVLRHSCAMHMLQATRDIRKVALWLGHATLQSTEIYLRADPAEKLEMIDALAPLGIKPGKFRPPDKLIAMLAAR; from the coding sequence ATGACCCAACTCGCCCCGCATCTCACCGCGTTCCTTCGCGAACACCTTCCCCGCGAACGACGCGCCAGCGTGCATACCTGCGATGCCTATGCCTATAGCTTCCAGCTGCTGGTGACGTTCGCCGCGCGACGATTGCGCAAGAGGCCTTGCCTGCTGCAGATCGAGGATCTCGACGTGCCGATGATCCTTGCCTTCCTCGAACATGTCGAGGAGGCGCGCGGCAACAAGGCCCGTTCGCGCAACGCAAGGCTGGCGGCCGTGAAGTCCTTCTTCCGCTATCTCGAGCACCGCGTCCCCGCGGTTCTCGATCAGGCCCTTCGGGTGCACGCCATTCCCATGAAGAAGGTCGACGAGGCGCTGGTCGCTTCCCTTTCGCGCGCCGAAGTTCAAGCGCTGCTCGACGCACCGGACCGGCGGACACCATCGGGCATTCGCGATCGGGCCATGCTGCATCTCGCCTTCGCCGGCGGGCTGCGCGTTTCCGAACTTGTTGGTCTCGCCCTCGACCAGTTCGACGGACGGTCGCCGGCCAGCATCCATATTATCGGGAAGGGACGGCGGGAGCGCGTGCTGCCGCTCTGGCAGGAGACCGCCGCCGCGATCCGGGCCTGGGTCGCGGTCAGACCCAAGGATGGCGACACCGCGCTCTTCCTCAACAAGGCCGGCCGGGCGATGACGCGCGCCGGCTTCGAATATATCCTGACAAAGCACGCCGCGGTTGCGGCGAAGGTCGTGCCCTCGCTTGCCGCCAAGCCAATATCGCCTCATGTTCTGCGTCATAGCTGCGCGATGCACATGCTTCAGGCCACCCGGGATATCCGCAAGGTAGCGCTGTGGCTCGGTCATGCCACTCTCCAGAGCACCGAGATCTACTTGCGCGCTGACCCGGCCGAAAAACTCGAGATGATCGACGCTTTGGCGCCGCTCGGCATCAAGCCAGGCAAATTCCGCCCGCCGGACAAATTGATCGCGATGCTCGCTGCGCGATAG
- the tnpB gene encoding IS66 family insertion sequence element accessory protein TnpB (TnpB, as the term is used for proteins encoded by IS66 family insertion elements, is considered an accessory protein, since TnpC, encoded by a neighboring gene, is a DDE family transposase.), giving the protein MVKNELRKDPYTGTVFVFRARKADRLKLLYWDGTGLVMAYKRLEEHTFTWPAVKDGLMLMNHAQFEALFAGLDWRRVRAIEAKAPEAVE; this is encoded by the coding sequence ATGGTGAAGAACGAGCTGCGCAAGGATCCGTACACCGGGACGGTCTTCGTGTTCCGGGCCAGGAAGGCGGATCGGCTGAAGCTGCTCTACTGGGACGGCACTGGGCTGGTGATGGCCTATAAGCGGCTGGAAGAGCATACGTTTACCTGGCCCGCCGTGAAGGACGGGCTAATGCTGATGAACCACGCACAGTTCGAGGCGCTGTTTGCCGGGCTGGATTGGCGGCGGGTTCGGGCCATCGAGGCGAAGGCTCCCGAAGCCGTGGAGTGA